The following coding sequences are from one Panicum hallii strain FIL2 chromosome 5, PHallii_v3.1, whole genome shotgun sequence window:
- the LOC112892548 gene encoding uncharacterized protein LOC112892548, producing MAPCGDGRDDDWYQYGLDDFPPLCSAPPPLALLSAEDYRLPIAAAPPPGHLRRSDGGGLIEGSCHGALAGAAADCPSSALMSLRGDESYSYYDLPIFSAPPPPAGEPYFSNQLPRVPVDGATVGLDDALLLPLGDIDLEAFDSADEHKMIPPAGQHTVGQDYAGVDVVHEDQKPMAIADSFRPRANALELTMSRHGEHQKSSSVAAALVPPPPPPLPRPRGRRSVDHRSAPAHGKTRLDHIGFDELRKYFYMPITRAARELNVGLTVLKKRCRELGIARWPHRKMKSLKSLILNVQEMGTGMNPAAVQHELAALETYCALMEENPAIELTERTKKLRQACFKESYKRRRAAAVNVMDRIFSFDDHKYRHPLRPPPPPSSAERHGHGSSFLGY from the exons ATGGCGCCGTGCGGCGACGGCCGCGACGACGACTGGTACCAGTACGGCCTCGACGACTTCCCTCCGCTGTgttcggcgccgccgccgctcgccttgCTGAG CGCGGAAGACTACCGTCTGCCgatcgccgccgctcctccgcccggTCATCTGCGCcgcagcgacggcggcggacTCATCGAGGGCTCTTGCCACGGCGCGCTTGCGGGTGCCGCGGCAGACTGCCCGTCGTCGGCTCTGATGAGTCTGAG GGGGGACGAGAGCTACAGTTACTACGACCTGCCGATATTCtctgcgccaccgccgccggctgGCGAGCCGTACTTCTCCAATCAGCTCCCACGCGTACCTGTGGACGGCGCAACCGTGGGCCTCGACGACGCGCTCCTGCTGCCGTTAGGCGACATTGATCTGGAGGCCTTCGACAGTGCCGACGAGCACAAGATGATCCCGCCGGCAGGTCAGCACACCGTCGGCCAAGACTATGCAGGCGTCGACGTCGTACACGAGGATCAGAAGCCCATGGCCATCGCGGACTCTTTCCGACCAAGGGCCAATGCCTTGGAGTTGACCATGAGTCGCCATGGGGAGCACCAGAAATCAAGCTCAGTCGCGGCCGCActagtgccgccgccgccgccgccactgccgcgGCCGCGCGGTAGGAGGAGCGTCGACCACCGATCAGCTCCGGCGCACGGGAAGACGAGGCTGGACCACATCGGCTTCGACGAGCTCAGGAAATACTTCTACATGCCCATCACcagggcggcgcgggagctGAACGTGGGGCTCACCGTCCTCAAGAAGCGCTGCCGCGAGCTCGGCATCGCGCGGTGGCCTCACCGTAAAATGAAGAGCCTCAAGTCCCTCATCCTGAACGTCCAG GAGATGGGCACCGGCATGAACCCGGCGGCGGTGCAGCATGAGCTGGCGGCGCTCGAGACGTACTGCGCGCTCATGGAGGAGAACCCGGCGATCGAGCTGACGGAGCGGACCAAGAAGCTGCGGCAGGCGTGCTTCAAGGAGAGCTACAagcggaggagggcggcggccgtgaaCGTGATGGATCGCATCTTCAGCTTCGACGACCACAAGTATCGTCACCCGctgcgaccgccgccgccgccgagcagtGCTGAACGGCACGGCCATGGCAGCAGTTTCTTGGGCTACTGA
- the LOC112894061 gene encoding putative protein ABIL2 isoform X1, which translates to MVEAVGSLGSRGVGIAGMSSTLEEVQMQETLIFSDTIKDLKTLRSQLYSAAEYFELAYMQEEGKQAVMSNLKEYAVKALVNTVDHLGSISFKVSSLIDQRFGEVADANLRVSCIQQRTQVSQACMDREGLSQQSLVITAPKYHKRYILPAGNQSMPSAVPNFREMNKVTSRTAQMHQVFSAAQPKAKEKQPSFSKLRSIARAPSQRARSASPAQRSHSVPPSETAIPTNRDRRSDSPIPSATPLTRSGSVSKKASLLKTSSVRVQTTSQPKKLAPLRSQADRSKDTMDGEHTPKKGRKFLKSILSRRKSRKDEPLPSYFDDY; encoded by the exons atggtggaggccgtggggtcCTTAGGGAGCAGAGGCGTCGGCATTGCAGGGATGAGCAGCACGCTGGAGGAGGTGCAGATGCAGGAGACCCTCATCTTCTCCGACACCATCAAG GATCTCAAGACTCTAAGGTCGCAGCTCTACTCCGCCGCCGAGTACTTCGAACTTGCCTACATGCAGGAAGAGGGGAAGCAGGC GGTGATGAGCAACCTCAAGGAGTACGCCGTGAAGGCCCTTGTCAACACCGTTGACCACCTGGGCTCCATATCATTCAAGGTCTCCAGCCTCATCGACCAAAGGTTCGGTGAGGTCGCCGACGCCAATCTCCGGGTCTCCTGCATCCAGCAG AGAACTCAAGTTAGCCAAGCCTGCATGGACAGAGAAGGCCTTTCACAGCAATCCTTGGTTATCACTGCCCCTAAGTATCACAAGAGATACATCTTGCCAG CTGGAAACCAGTCAATGCCCAGTGCCGTGCCCAACTTCAGGGAGATGAACAAGGTCACAAGCAGGACTGCGCAGATGCATCAAGTATTCAGTG CAGCCCAACCAAAAGCCAAAGAGAAGCAGCCTTCATTCAG CAAGTTGCGATCAATTGCCCGTGCACCTTCACAGCGTGCACGTTCAGCGTCACCAGCACAGCGTTCCCATTCCGTGCCACCATCTGAGACTGCTATACCCACCAACAGAG ATAGGCGATCAGATTCGCCAATACCTTCAGCGACTCCATTGACAAGGTCCGGATCGGTCTCAAAAAAGGCATCCTTGCTCAAGACGTCAAGTGTCAGGGTTCAG ACCACCTCGCAGCCCAAGAAATTGGCACCACTGAGGTCACAAGCTGACAGGAGCAAAGACACTATGGATGGTGAGCATACCCCAAAGAAGGGCAGGAAGTTCCTCAAGTCCATCCTCAGCAGGCGCAAATCCAGAAAAGATGAGCCGCTGCCCAGTTATTTCGATGACTACTGA
- the LOC112894061 gene encoding putative protein ABIL2 isoform X3 has product MVEAVGSLGSRGVGIAGMSSTLEEVQMQETLIFSDTIKDLKTLRSQLYSAAEYFELAYMQEEGKQAVMSNLKEYAVKALVNTVDHLGSISFKVSSLIDQRFGEVADANLRVSCIQQRTQVSQACMDREGLSQQSLVITAPKYHKRYILPAGNQSMPSAVPNFREMNKVTSRTAQMHQVFSAAQPKAKEKQPSFSKLRSIARAPSQRARSASPAQRSHSVPPSETAIPTNRDRRSDSPIPSATPLTRSGSVSKKASLLKTSSVRVQPKKLAPLRSQADRSKDTMDGEHTPKKGRKFLKSILSRRKSRKDEPLPSYFDDY; this is encoded by the exons atggtggaggccgtggggtcCTTAGGGAGCAGAGGCGTCGGCATTGCAGGGATGAGCAGCACGCTGGAGGAGGTGCAGATGCAGGAGACCCTCATCTTCTCCGACACCATCAAG GATCTCAAGACTCTAAGGTCGCAGCTCTACTCCGCCGCCGAGTACTTCGAACTTGCCTACATGCAGGAAGAGGGGAAGCAGGC GGTGATGAGCAACCTCAAGGAGTACGCCGTGAAGGCCCTTGTCAACACCGTTGACCACCTGGGCTCCATATCATTCAAGGTCTCCAGCCTCATCGACCAAAGGTTCGGTGAGGTCGCCGACGCCAATCTCCGGGTCTCCTGCATCCAGCAG AGAACTCAAGTTAGCCAAGCCTGCATGGACAGAGAAGGCCTTTCACAGCAATCCTTGGTTATCACTGCCCCTAAGTATCACAAGAGATACATCTTGCCAG CTGGAAACCAGTCAATGCCCAGTGCCGTGCCCAACTTCAGGGAGATGAACAAGGTCACAAGCAGGACTGCGCAGATGCATCAAGTATTCAGTG CAGCCCAACCAAAAGCCAAAGAGAAGCAGCCTTCATTCAG CAAGTTGCGATCAATTGCCCGTGCACCTTCACAGCGTGCACGTTCAGCGTCACCAGCACAGCGTTCCCATTCCGTGCCACCATCTGAGACTGCTATACCCACCAACAGAG ATAGGCGATCAGATTCGCCAATACCTTCAGCGACTCCATTGACAAGGTCCGGATCGGTCTCAAAAAAGGCATCCTTGCTCAAGACGTCAAGTGTCAGGGTTCAG CCCAAGAAATTGGCACCACTGAGGTCACAAGCTGACAGGAGCAAAGACACTATGGATGGTGAGCATACCCCAAAGAAGGGCAGGAAGTTCCTCAAGTCCATCCTCAGCAGGCGCAAATCCAGAAAAGATGAGCCGCTGCCCAGTTATTTCGATGACTACTGA
- the LOC112894061 gene encoding putative protein ABIL2 isoform X2, protein MVEAVGSLGSRGVGIAGMSSTLEEVQMQETLIFSDTIKDLKTLRSQLYSAAEYFELAYMQEEGKQAVMSNLKEYAVKALVNTVDHLGSISFKVSSLIDQRFGEVADANLRVSCIQQRTQVSQACMDREGLSQQSLVITAPKYHKRYILPAGNQSMPSAVPNFREMNKVTSRTAQMHQVFSAQPKAKEKQPSFSKLRSIARAPSQRARSASPAQRSHSVPPSETAIPTNRDRRSDSPIPSATPLTRSGSVSKKASLLKTSSVRVQTTSQPKKLAPLRSQADRSKDTMDGEHTPKKGRKFLKSILSRRKSRKDEPLPSYFDDY, encoded by the exons atggtggaggccgtggggtcCTTAGGGAGCAGAGGCGTCGGCATTGCAGGGATGAGCAGCACGCTGGAGGAGGTGCAGATGCAGGAGACCCTCATCTTCTCCGACACCATCAAG GATCTCAAGACTCTAAGGTCGCAGCTCTACTCCGCCGCCGAGTACTTCGAACTTGCCTACATGCAGGAAGAGGGGAAGCAGGC GGTGATGAGCAACCTCAAGGAGTACGCCGTGAAGGCCCTTGTCAACACCGTTGACCACCTGGGCTCCATATCATTCAAGGTCTCCAGCCTCATCGACCAAAGGTTCGGTGAGGTCGCCGACGCCAATCTCCGGGTCTCCTGCATCCAGCAG AGAACTCAAGTTAGCCAAGCCTGCATGGACAGAGAAGGCCTTTCACAGCAATCCTTGGTTATCACTGCCCCTAAGTATCACAAGAGATACATCTTGCCAG CTGGAAACCAGTCAATGCCCAGTGCCGTGCCCAACTTCAGGGAGATGAACAAGGTCACAAGCAGGACTGCGCAGATGCATCAAGTATTCAGTG CCCAACCAAAAGCCAAAGAGAAGCAGCCTTCATTCAG CAAGTTGCGATCAATTGCCCGTGCACCTTCACAGCGTGCACGTTCAGCGTCACCAGCACAGCGTTCCCATTCCGTGCCACCATCTGAGACTGCTATACCCACCAACAGAG ATAGGCGATCAGATTCGCCAATACCTTCAGCGACTCCATTGACAAGGTCCGGATCGGTCTCAAAAAAGGCATCCTTGCTCAAGACGTCAAGTGTCAGGGTTCAG ACCACCTCGCAGCCCAAGAAATTGGCACCACTGAGGTCACAAGCTGACAGGAGCAAAGACACTATGGATGGTGAGCATACCCCAAAGAAGGGCAGGAAGTTCCTCAAGTCCATCCTCAGCAGGCGCAAATCCAGAAAAGATGAGCCGCTGCCCAGTTATTTCGATGACTACTGA